The Meriones unguiculatus strain TT.TT164.6M chromosome 1, Bangor_MerUng_6.1, whole genome shotgun sequence genome has a segment encoding these proteins:
- the Lin7b gene encoding protein lin-7 homolog B isoform X2, giving the protein MAALVEPLGLERDVSRAVELLERLQRSGELPPQKLQALQRVLQSRFCSAIREVYEQLYDTLDITGSAEVRAHATAKATVAAFTASEGHAHPRVVELPKTDEGLGFNIMGGKEQNSPIYISRVIPGGVADRHGGLKRGDQLLSVNGVSVEGEHHEKAVELLKAAQGSVKLVVRYTPRVLEEMEARFEKMRSARRRQQHHSYS; this is encoded by the exons ATGGCTGCGCTGGTGGAGCCGCTGGGGCTGGAGCGGG ACGTGTCCCGGGCTGTGGAGCTGCTGGAGCGGCTGCAACGCAGCGGAGAGCTGCCCCCGCAGAAGCTGCAGGCCCTGCAGCGGGTCCTGCAGAGCCGCTTCTGCTCCGCCATCCGCGAG GTGTATGAGCAGCTCTATGACACACTGGACATAACTGGCAGTGCCGAGGTGCGGGCTCACGCCACCGCCAAG GCCACAGTGGCTGCGTTCACAGCCAGCGAGGGCCATGCACATCCCAGGGTGGTGGAACTACCGAAGACCGACGAGGGTTTGGGCTTCAACATTATGGGCGGCAAAGAGCAGAACTCACCCATCTATATCTCTCGAGTTATCCCCGGAGGTGTGGCTGATCGCCATGGTGGCCTCAAGCGGGGAGACCAACTGCTGTCTGTGAATGGTGTG AGCGTGGAAGGTGAACACCACGAAAAGGCGGTGGAACTCCTGAAGGCCGCCCAGGGCTCAGTGAAACTGGTGGTGCGCTACACACCGCGGGTGCTGGAGGAGATGGAAGCTCGCTTTGAGAAGATGCGCTCTGCGCGTAGGCGCCAGCAGCACCACAGCTACTCGTGA
- the Lin7b gene encoding protein lin-7 homolog B isoform X1, with translation MAALVEPLGLERDVSRAVELLERLQRSGELPPQKLQALQRVLQSRFCSAIREVYEQLYDTLDITGSAEVRAHATAKATVAAFTASEGHAHPRVVELPKTDEGLGFNIMGGKEQNSPIYISRVIPGGVADRHGGLKRGDQLLSVNGVSVEGEHHEKAVELLKAAQGSVKLVVRYTPRVLEEMEARFEKMRSARRRQQHHSYSSLESRG, from the exons ATGGCTGCGCTGGTGGAGCCGCTGGGGCTGGAGCGGG ACGTGTCCCGGGCTGTGGAGCTGCTGGAGCGGCTGCAACGCAGCGGAGAGCTGCCCCCGCAGAAGCTGCAGGCCCTGCAGCGGGTCCTGCAGAGCCGCTTCTGCTCCGCCATCCGCGAG GTGTATGAGCAGCTCTATGACACACTGGACATAACTGGCAGTGCCGAGGTGCGGGCTCACGCCACCGCCAAG GCCACAGTGGCTGCGTTCACAGCCAGCGAGGGCCATGCACATCCCAGGGTGGTGGAACTACCGAAGACCGACGAGGGTTTGGGCTTCAACATTATGGGCGGCAAAGAGCAGAACTCACCCATCTATATCTCTCGAGTTATCCCCGGAGGTGTGGCTGATCGCCATGGTGGCCTCAAGCGGGGAGACCAACTGCTGTCTGTGAATGGTGTG AGCGTGGAAGGTGAACACCACGAAAAGGCGGTGGAACTCCTGAAGGCCGCCCAGGGCTCAGTGAAACTGGTGGTGCGCTACACACCGCGGGTGCTGGAGGAGATGGAAGCTCGCTTTGAGAAGATGCGCTCTGCGCGTAGGCGCCAGCAGCACCACAGCTACTC